The Paenibacillus sp. MBLB1832 genome has a window encoding:
- a CDS encoding glycosyltransferase family 4 protein — translation MRIALISPDYLPVPPPKYGGIERVVYTLAEGLVVRGHEVILYAPIGSQTRGKLMPYLHEGHDMWQIPGFVKLTLPKGVDIIHDHTQLSVVGQKKLRTPTVCTIHNPLTNPVKHPVYLSKRHRDLFGTPQDSVVYNGLNPDEFQFSDQKGDYLLFIGALLPYKGVHHAIEAAERANQRLIIAGPLYDYDYFQKEIMSKALSNPNIQYVGEVGGQDRQNLLKHARCMLFPTLVEEPFGLVMIEALACGTPVLALPNGSVPEVMSGFPQLICRNVQEMAHKLMHEKLPEPHKLRDYVLKHFTTSTMTDQYLAIYQSIIEQES, via the coding sequence CACTGATAAGTCCTGACTACTTGCCCGTTCCGCCACCTAAATATGGTGGTATCGAGCGAGTTGTCTATACGTTGGCTGAGGGACTGGTAGTTCGCGGACATGAGGTCATCCTCTATGCGCCTATCGGCAGCCAGACCAGAGGGAAGTTGATGCCTTATTTGCATGAGGGTCATGATATGTGGCAAATCCCAGGCTTCGTGAAACTGACCTTGCCCAAAGGTGTTGATATCATCCACGACCATACCCAGCTCTCCGTAGTCGGGCAGAAGAAGCTTCGAACTCCCACCGTTTGTACGATTCACAATCCGTTAACGAATCCCGTCAAACATCCTGTCTATTTGAGCAAACGACATCGAGATTTGTTCGGCACGCCGCAAGACAGCGTTGTGTACAACGGATTAAACCCGGATGAGTTTCAATTCTCTGATCAAAAGGGTGACTATCTGCTCTTCATCGGGGCTTTGCTTCCATATAAAGGCGTTCATCATGCGATCGAAGCGGCGGAGCGCGCTAATCAGAGATTAATCATTGCAGGACCCCTCTATGATTACGACTATTTCCAGAAGGAAATCATGTCCAAAGCGCTATCGAATCCTAACATTCAATATGTAGGCGAGGTTGGCGGGCAAGATCGCCAAAATTTATTGAAGCATGCTCGCTGTATGCTGTTCCCTACGCTAGTTGAAGAGCCATTTGGTCTCGTCATGATTGAAGCGCTCGCTTGCGGAACACCAGTCCTGGCGTTGCCAAACGGTTCTGTGCCCGAAGTGATGAGCGGCTTCCCGCAATTGATTTGCCGCAATGTCCAAGAGATGGCGCATAAATTAATGCATGAAAAGCTGCCAGAACCCCACAAGCTCCGTGACTATGTACTGAAGCACTTTACAACAAGTACGATGACCGATCAGTACCTAGCCATTTATCAAAGCATCATCGAACAAGAGAGTTGA